A genomic stretch from Leptotrichia sp. HSP-536 includes:
- a CDS encoding dihydrolipoamide acetyltransferase translates to MENNELRATPAARKLAQQMGLDLFLVKGSGANGRIHKEDVETFKFEKQIRISPLARKIALDHNIELENVVGTGHNGKIMRDDILKLIAKPQETEDLARHEKAVVAEEKAVAQQDIEIVPMTAMRKVISKRMTESYLTAPTFALNYEIDMTEAIALRKKILDTILESTGKKITITDIISFAVIKTLLKHKFVNSSLSEDGTQIILHNYVNLAIAVGFDGGLLVPVVKGADKMTLSELVVESKKIVKKALDMKLTPDEQSGSTFTISNLGMFGVQSFNPIINQPNSSILGVSSTVEKPVVVNGEITVRPMMTLTLTIDHRVVDGLAGAKFMQDLKNALENPIALLI, encoded by the coding sequence ATGGAAAATAACGAGTTAAGAGCTACTCCTGCAGCACGTAAATTAGCACAGCAGATGGGACTTGATCTTTTTCTTGTAAAAGGCAGTGGAGCAAATGGACGTATTCATAAGGAAGATGTGGAAACATTTAAATTTGAAAAACAAATAAGAATATCGCCACTTGCTAGAAAAATAGCATTAGATCATAACATTGAACTTGAAAATGTTGTTGGAACAGGGCATAATGGGAAAATAATGCGGGATGATATTTTGAAATTGATTGCTAAGCCGCAGGAAACAGAAGACTTGGCAAGACATGAAAAGGCTGTTGTTGCAGAAGAAAAAGCAGTTGCACAGCAAGATATAGAGATCGTGCCAATGACGGCAATGAGAAAAGTTATTTCAAAACGTATGACAGAAAGTTACCTGACTGCACCTACGTTTGCACTTAATTATGAAATTGACATGACAGAAGCTATTGCATTAAGAAAGAAAATACTTGATACAATTTTGGAAAGTACAGGAAAGAAAATTACAATAACAGACATTATTTCGTTTGCAGTAATCAAAACTTTATTGAAGCATAAATTTGTAAATTCAAGTCTATCGGAAGACGGAACACAAATTATTCTGCATAATTATGTAAACTTGGCGATTGCAGTAGGATTTGACGGTGGACTTCTTGTGCCTGTTGTAAAAGGTGCGGATAAAATGACGCTTAGCGAACTAGTTGTTGAATCTAAGAAAATAGTCAAAAAAGCGCTAGATATGAAGCTGACACCTGATGAGCAAAGTGGAAGCACATTTACAATCAGTAATCTTGGAATGTTTGGAGTGCAAAGCTTTAATCCAATAATAAATCAGCCAAATTCATCAATTTTAGGAGTTTCTTCCACAGTTGAAAAGCCAGTTGTTGTAAATGGCGAAATTACAGTTCGTCCAATGATGACTTTGACGCTTACAATTGATCACAGAGTGGTAGATGGACTTGCGGGAGCTAAATTTATGCAGGACTTGAAAAATGCTTTGGAAAATCCAATCGCTTTGTTAATTTAA